The Nocardioides zeae genome includes the window CCAGCCGTGAGCCCGGTGGCGAGCCTGGTGGCGAGCCCGGTGGCCCGACACGCTCGCGACCTCCCGCGCAGCACCGAGCACGCCGAGTAGACATGCACCCACCGGCTCCGGCCGGTCCCGTCCCTTCCCCGATCGACCGAGACGGAGCGTCCCGTGGCACCCCGACCCGCCCCCACCGGCCCCACCCTGCGACGGAACGGCGCCCGCGGCTCGGTGCAGCTCCGGCTGCGGATCGGCCTGGTGCTCATCGCGATGGTCGTCTCGCTGTTCGCGGCGCGCCTGGTGCAGCTGCAGGGCATCGACCCGGGCCAGTACGCCGCGATGGCGGCCGAGCGGGGCACGCGCACCGTGACGCTCCCCGCGGCCCGGGGCGACATCCTCGACCGGGACGGCGACCCGATCGCCGTGTCGGTCACGGGGCTCATGGTGATCGCCGACCCGTCCCTGACCTCGGACAAGGCCCCGGAGATCGCCCGCATCCTGGCGGACAGCCTGGGCGTCGACTACTTCTCCACCCTCGACCGGCTCCGCACCGACGGCAGCCGCTACGAGTACATCGCCCGCCGCGTTCCCGCCACCACCGCCCTCGACGCGGTGGCGGCGGTCAAGGAGGAGGGCCTCGGCGGCGTCTACACCGAGCAGGACCCCGTCCGCGACTACCCGGCGGGCGAGGTGGCCGCGAACCTCGTGGGCTTCATGGGCACCGACGAGGCGCTCTACGGCCTCGAGCGCACCTTCGACCCCCTGCTCGCCGGCGAGGACGGCTCCGCGACGTACCAGGTCAGCGGGGGGAACCGCCTGCCCCGCGGCGAGAGCTCGACGGTGGAGCCGACCGACGGGTCCGACCTGACGCTGACGATCGACCGCGACGTGCAGTGGTACGTGCAGCAGGTGCTGCGCGAGACCGTCGAGGGCTCGGGCGGCGAGTCGGGCGTCGCGATCGTGGAGGACACGCGCACGGGCGAGGTCCTGGCGCTGGCCGACTACCCGACGTACGACGCCAGCGAGCCCCTCGCCGCCGACGAGTCGGACCTCGGGTCGCGCGCCCTCAGCGACGTCTACGAGCCGGGCTCGGTGGAGAAGGCGCTGACGATGGCGGCGCTGATCGACGCGGGCAAGGTCACGCCGGAGACGCGGATCACCGTGCCGTCCCACCTGGAGCGCCAGGGCCGACGGATCGGCGACTACTGGGAGCACGACACCCTGCGGCTGACGCTGGCGGGCGTGCTCGCCAAGTCGTCGAACATCGGCACGGTGCTGGCCAACGACGCCTTCTCCTCGGCGGAGCTGCACGACTACCTGACCGCCTTCGGGCTGGGGCAGCCGACCAACGTGGGCGTGCGGGGCGAGGCGTCCGGCATCCTGCCGCCGGCGGACGACTGGACGCAGATGGAGCACGACCGCATCGCCTTCGGGCAGTCGCTGTCGGTCAACGCGCTGCAGATGATCAGCGCGGTCAACACGATCGCCAACGGCGGGGTCTACGTCTCGCCGAGCCTCGTCGAGGGCGAGGCGACCACCGCGGACGGCCTGACGGTCGGCACCGACACGACGACGACGCGGCGCGTGGTGAGCGAGGAGGCGGCCGCCGAGACGGCGGAGATGATGGAGCGGGTGGTCGACCCCGATGCCGGCGTCGCGCCGGGTGCGCGCGTCGAGGGCTACCGCGTCGCCGGCAAGACCGGCACGGCGCAGCGGGCCGTCGACGGCGGCTACGACGGCACGTCCGTCTCTTTCGCCGGCTTCGCGCCGGCGGACGACCCGCGCTTCACCGTGTACGTCGTCGTGCACGACCCCGCCAGCGGTGGCGGTGGCTCGGTGGCGGGCCCGGCGTTCAGCCGGATCATGTCCCACGTGCTGCGCACCTACGCGGTGGCGCCGACCGGCACGCCGGCCTCCGACCTCCCCGTGGAGTGGTGACGCCGTGCTCGGGCCGCACACGTCCTAGGCTGCTCCGATGACCTCGACACCTCCCACGTCGGCGTCGGACGACCGGGCCGCGCTCCGTGCGGCCCGGCCCCGCGACCCCGCGCCGGTGCCGCTCGCCGGTCTCGTCGCCGACCTGGGCGCCGCCCTCGCCGCCGGGGACGACCCGGTCGTGACGGGACTCGCCGTCACGGGCGTGACGCTCAGCTCGGCCCGCGTCCTGCCCGGCGACCTGTACGTCGCGCTGCCTGGCGCCCGCGCCCACGGTGCCGACTTCGCGTCCGCCGCCGTCGCGTCCGGCGCCGTCGCGGTGCTGACCGACGCGGACGGGGCGGCGCGGATGGCCGCCGGTACCGCCGGGTCCGACGACGTGCGGGCCGTGCCGGTGCTCGTCGTCGAGCAGCCGCGCGCGGTGCTCGGGGTGCTGGCCGCGGCGGTGCACGGTGCCCCGGCGGCCCGGATGGCGACCATCGCGGTGACCGGGACCCAAGGCAAGACCACGACCACGCGGCTCGCGGAGCAGGCGCTCACCGGCGCCGGCGTCCCCGCCGCCGTCATCGGGACGGTCGGCACCCGGGTGCTGGGCCGGGACGTGCCGACGGTGCTGACCACCCCCGAGGCGCCCGACCTGCACGGCCTGTTCGCCCGCATGGTCGAGGACGGCGTGCGCGTGTGCGCCATGGAGGTCTCGAGCCACGCGCTGGTGCTGGGTCGTGTCGACGGCGTCGTGTTCGACGTCGCCGTCTTCACCAACCTGGGGCGGGACCACCTCGACTTCCACGCCGACGTGGAGGAGTACTTCGCCGCGAAGGCCTCCCTCTTCACGCCGCGGCGCACGCGCCGGGCCCTCGTCAACGTCGACGACCCCTTCGGGCGACGGCTGGTCGGGCTCGCCACGGACGCCGGCGTGCCCGTGGTGACGTTCGCGCTCCACGACCCGGCCGCCGACTGGCGCGCGGTCGACGTGGTCGCGGAGCCCGAGGGGTCGCGGTTCACGCTGGTGGGCCCGGGCGGCCTCCGCGTCGAGACCGCCGTGCCGTTGCCCGGCGACTTCAACGTGGCCAACGCGCTGGCCGCCGTCGCCGCGTGCGTGGAGGCGGGGGAGGACGCGGCCGAGGTCGCGGCGGGGCTGGCCGCGTCGGCCGGCGTGCCCGGCCGGCTGGAGCGGGTGCCGACGACGCAGCCGTTCACGGTCGTCGTCGACTACGCCCACAAGCCGGACGCGGTCGCCGCGGCCCTCGGCACGCTGCGCCCGCTCAGCACCGGTCGTCTCGTCCTCGTGCTCGGCGCGGGAGGTGACCGCGACCCGGGCAAGCGTCCCCTCATGGGCCGCATCGGCGCGGAGCTGGCGGACGTGCTCGTCGTGACCGACGACAACCCGCGCACCGAGGACCCGGCGGCCATCCGCGCAGCGGTGCTGGCGGGCGCCGCCGAGGTGCCCGCCGACGCGCGCGCCGAGGTGCGCGAGATCGGGGACCGTCGCCTCGCCGTCCGGGCCGCCGTGGAGCTCGCCGCGGCGGGCGACATCGTCGTGCTCGCCGGCAAGGGCCACGAGACCGGCCAGGAGGTGCACGGCGTCGTGCACCCGTTCGACGACCGCGTCGTCGCCGCCGAGGAGCTCGAGCGGCTCCGTCCCGCAGCCGATCCCGTGCAGGAGGACCGTCCCTGATGCTGCCGCTCACCCTGGCGGAGATCGCCGCCGCGACCGGTGGCCGCGTCGATCCGCCCGAGGCCGCCGACGTGCGGGTCACCGCCCCGGCCTCCCTGGACTCGCGCGACGTGCCCGAGGGCGGGCTGTTCGTCGCGCTCGCCGGCGAGCGGGTCGACGGCCACGACTTCGCGGCCGCCGCCGTGACCGGAGGCGCCGCGGCGGTGCTGGGCGCGCGCGAGGTCGGCGTCCCGGCGGTCGTCGTGCCCGACCCGGCCGTCGCGCTCGGTCGCCTGGCCCGCTTCGTCCTCGACCGGCTGCGTGCCGAGGGCGAGCTCACGGTGCTGGCCATGACGGGCAGCCAGGGCAAGACGGGCGTCAAGGACTACCTGAGCCAGGTGCTCGCCGCGGCGGGGCCCACGGTGGCGACGTCCGGCAACTTCAACAACGAGCTGGGTGTGCCGCTGACCGTGCTGCGGGCCGACGCCGCGACGCGCTACCTCGTCGTCGAGATGGGGGCGCGGGGGATCGGCCACATCGCCTACCTCTGCAGCATCGCCCCGCCCGACGTCGCCGCGGTGCTCAACGTCGGCACGGCCCACCTCGGCGAGTTCGGCTCCGTCGACGCGATCGCACGCGGCAAGGGCGAGATCGTCGAGGCGCTCTCCGCCGACGGGGTGGCGGTCCTCAACGCCGACGACGCCCGCGTCGCCGCGATGGTCGGACGCACCCCGGCCCGCGTCCTCCACTTCGGCGAGGGCGCCGGCCCCGACGGCGTGGCGTGGCGGGGGTTGACGCTCGACGAGCTGGGCCGGCCCGAGGTCGAGGTGGGGCACGACGGCACCTGGCTGCCGCTGCAGCTCACCGCCTCGGGAGCCCACCAGGTGGCCAACGCCGCCGCGGCCGCCGCACTGGCGATCGGCGCGGGGGTGGACCTCGAGGTCGTCGTGGCCGGGCTGGCCGCGTCGTCGCTCCGCTCCCGGTGGCGGATGGAGGTGACGGAGCGCCACGACGGGCTCCTCGTCGTCAACGACGCCTACAACGCGAACCCCGGGTCCATGGCCGCGGCGCTGCGCACCCTGGTCTCGATCGCCGACCGGCGTTCGGTGGGGCGGAGCATCGCCGTGCTGGGCGAGATGCTCGAGCTGGGGGAGACCTCCCACGACGAGCACGTGGCCCTCGGGCACACGGCCGGCGAGCTCGGCGTCGACGTCGTGGTCGCGGTGGGGGCGGCGGACGGCGTCGGCGGCTGGATCGCCGACGCGGCGCGGGCGGCCGGCGCCGAGGCGCACCTCACGCCGACCCGGCACGAGGCGCTCGCCTGGCTGCGACACAATGTCTCGGCTCGCGACGTGGTGCTCCTCAAGGCATCGCGGGGCGGCGGGCTCGAGGTGGTGGCCGAGGGGCTGCTGGCAACAGGGGGCGACCGTGCCGAGGGCGCGGGCGACCCGGACCAACAGGAAGGACCGACGACGTGAGGGCGATCCTGCTCGGGGGTGGACTCGCGCTGGTGCTGTCCCTGCTCGGCACCCGGGTGGCGATCCGGGTGCTGTCCGCGAAGGGCTACGGGCAGGAGATCCGCGACGACGGACCGACCTCCCACCACACCAAGCGCGGCACGCCGACCATGGGCGGCATCGTCATCATCGCCGCCGCGGTGCTCGGCTACCTGTTCGCCAAGCTCGTGACGTGGACGCCGCCGTCGGCGTCGGCCTGGCTGCTGCTCTTCCTCTTCGTCGGGCTCGGCATGGTCGGGTTCCTCGACGACTTCATCAAGATCTACAAGCAGCGCAGCCTCGGACTGCGGAGCAAGGCGAAGATGATCGGCCAGACCGTCATCGCGCTGACCTTCGGCGCGCTGGCGCTCTCCCCGTGGCTGGAGTCGGCGGCCAACGGGCGCACGCCGGCGTCCAACCACGTCTCGTTCCTCCGCGACATCGCCTGGCTGGGCCTGCCCGCCGTCGTCGCGGTGCTGCTCATCTGGTTCATCATCGCGGGCACGAGCAACGGCATGAACCTCACCGACGGGCTCGACGGCCTCGCCGCGGGCGCGTCGACGATGGTCTTCGGCGCCTACACGCTGGTCTGCATCTGGCAGTTCAACCAGCTGTGCGGGCCGGGCCAGGTCAACGAGTACTGCTACGAGGTGCGCGACCCCCTCGACCTCGGCATCGTGGCGGCGGCCATCACCGGCGCCTGCTTCGGCTTCCTCTGGTGGAACGCCTCGCCGGCCCGCATCTTCATGGGCGACACCGGCTCCCTCGCGCTCGGCGGCGCGCTCGCCGGTCTGGCGATCCTCACCCGCACCGAGTTGCTGCTCGTCATCCTCGGCGGCCTGTTCCTCCTCGAGACGCTCTCGGTGATGCTGCAGGTCGGCTTCTTCAAGGCGACGAAGGGTCGACGGTTGTTCCGCATGGCCCCGTTGCACCACCACTTCGAGATGCTCGGCTGGGAGCAGGTCACCGTGGTGATCCGCTTCTGGATCATCACGGGCACCTTCGTCGCGGCCGGCATGGGCATCTTCTACGCCGAGTGGGTGGCGAACCTGTGAGCGGCGCCCGCCGCGACCCCGCCGCCCTCGGCCGCACCGACTCATGGGAGGGCGTGCGCGCCGTCGTCGCCGGGTTCGGTGTCTCCGGCTTCGCCGCCGCCGACAACCTCAACCACCTCGGCGCCGACGTGACCGCCCTCGACGAGTCGACGGCGGGGGACCGGCCCGAGAAGGCGGAGCTCCTCGAGGTGCTCGGGGCCACCGTGCGCCTCGGGCCCGGCACGACGGCGGAGCTGCCCGAGGACGTCGACGTCGTCGTGACCTCGCCGGGCTGGCGTCCCGACGCGCCCCTGCTGGCGCAGGCGGCCGCCCGCGGCGTACCGGTGTGGGGGGAGGTGGAGCTCGCCTGGCGGCTCCGCGACCCGGAGCGCCCGGCGCCGTGGCTCGCGGTGACCGGCACCAACGGCAAGACCACCACCGTGCAGATGCTGGACGCGATCCTCACCGCCGCCGGTCTGCGCAGCGCCGCGGTCGGCAACGTCGGCCGCCCGGTCGTCGAGGCGGTCATGGACCCGGCCGGCTACGACGTGCTGGCCGTCGAGCTCTCCAGCTTCCAGCTGCACTACACGCGGTCGATGAGCGCGGAGTCGGCGGCGGTGCTCAACCTCGCCGAGGACCACCTCGACTGGTACGCCGACATGCGCGGGTACGCCGCCGACAAGGCCCGGATCTACGAGAACGTGCAGCGGGCCTGCGTCTACAACGTCGCGGACCCCGCCACCGAGCAGATGGTGCGGGACGCCGACGTGGTGGAGGGCGCCCGGGCGATCGGCTTCACGCTCGGCATGCCGGCCGTGGGGATGGTCGGCCTGGTGGAGGACATCCTGGCCGACCGCGCGTTCGTCGAGCAGCGCAGCACGAGCGCGGCCGAGCTCTGCACGGTCGCCGACCTGGCGTCGCCCGCCCCGCACTTCGTGGCCAACGCCCTCGCCGCGGCCGCGCTGGCCCGGGGCCACGGGGTCTCGCAGCAGGCGGTGCGCGACGGCCTGCGGGCCTTCCGTCCCGACGGCCACCGCATCGCGGAGGTCGCGGTGCTCGACGGGGTGCGGTGGGTCGACGACTCCAAGGCCACCAACCCCCATGCGGCGCAGTCGTCCCTGCAGGCCTACGACCCCGTGGTGTGGATCGCGGGCGGGCTGGCCAAGGGGGCCCGGTTCGACGAGCTCGTCCAGTCGGCCCGGCCGCGGCTGCGCGGGGCGGTCGTCTACGGCCAGGACCGCGCGGTGATCGTGGACGCGTTGACGCGACACGCCCCCGACGTCCCGCTCATCGTGCTCGACGAGCAGGAGACTTCCTCCGTCGGCGACCCCATGGCGGTGGTCGTCGACGCCGCCGCCCGGCTCGCCGAGCGGGGGGACACGGTGCTGCTGGCCCCGGGGTGCGCGTCCATGGACATGTTCGCGAACTACGGCGCCCGCGGCGACGCCTTCGCCGCCGCCGTGCGGCGGCGGGGCGGGCAGCAGCGACAGGACGGACAGCAGGGGCTCGACTAGCCGCTCGCGGAGCGGCTCGACCTGGAGGGACGGGAAGGACACCGGTGACCACCACGCAGGAGCCCCCCGTCTCGACCGGCCGCACCTCCGTCCGCGGGACCGCGGTGCCGGACCCGCGCAAGGGCCGCCCGGACCTGCGCCGCGGCCTGGGATGGGTCCAGGTCGTGCGGAGCGCCCTCGGGCGTCCCCTCACGTCGTACTACCTGCTCCTGGGTGCCTCGGCGCTCCTGCTCACCATCGGCCTCGTCATGGTGCTGAGCGCCTCGAGCGTCTACGCCTTCAAGGCGACGGGCGACTCCTACCTGGTGGTGAAGCGCCAGCTGATGTGGGCGGTGATCGGCATCGTCGTGGCGGCCGTCGTCGCGCGGATGCCACCCCGGGTCGTGCGTCGGCTCATGTGGTTCCCGGGCCTGTTCGTCGTGGTCGCCCTGCTGCTGGCCACCCAGACGCCCCTCGGCGTCACCGTCAACGGCAACACGAACTGGGTCGCGCTCGGCCCGGTGCAGGTGCAGCCGTCGGAGGTCGCGAAGCTGACGCTGGTGCTCTGGGCGGCGGACGTCTACGCCAACAAGGAGCGGCGCCTCGACCAGCTGCGGCACATGGTCGTGCCCGTCGTGCCCGTCATGCTCGTGATCATGGTGCTGGTGCTCCTCCAGCACGACCTCGGCACGGCGCTCGTCGTCATGGCGATCCTGCTGGCGATGCTGTGGGTCGTGGGGTTCCCGGCCCGCTACTTCGCGATCACGCTCGCGGGCATCGGGGTCCTCGCGCTGGTCCTCGCGTGGACGAGCAAGGAGCGCGTCAAGCGCATCACCAACTTCCTCGACCCCTTCAAGGACTTCCACGACGCGGGCTGGCAGCCCGCGCACGGCCTGTTCGCCCTCTCCTCGGGCGGGGTGTTCGGCCAGGGGATCGGGGCCAGCCAGCAGAAGTGGGGCGACCTCCCCGAGGCCCACACCGACTTCATCTTCGCGGTGCTGGGCGAGGAGCTGGGCCTGTTCGGCACCATGCTCGTCCTCGCGCTGTTCCTCACGATCGCGGTCGCGGCCATCCGGTTGGCGTCGACGACCGCGGACCCCTTCGTGCGCTACGCCAGCTTCGGCATCGTGGTCTGGCTGCTGGGGCAGGCGCTCATCAACGTCGGCATGGTGCTGACGCTGCTGCCGGTCATCGGCATCCCGCTGCCGCTGGTGTCCTACGGCGGTTCGGCGCTCGTGCCGTCCATCGTGGCCCTCGGCCTGCTCATCTCCTTCGCCCGGCGCGAGCCGGAGGCCGCCGCGGCGCTCGCCGCACGACGCCGCGGTCGCTGACCGCGAGGGGGCGCACCCCGGTCCCCGGTGAGCACCCGCGAGACTGACCCGCGACCCGAGACACCGACGACGAGGTCCGGCGCCTGCCCGGACCGTGACCGAGGAAGGCCGATCATGCGCGTGCTGCTCGCCGGCGGAGGAACCGCCGGCCACACCTCGCCCCTGCTCGCGACCGCCGACGCGCTGCTGCGCCGCGACCCCGCGACCGAGGTGCTGTGCGTGGGCACCGCCCGTGGCCTGGAGACCCGGGTCGTGCCCGCGGCCGGGCACGAGCTGGCCCTCATCCCGCCGGTCCCGCTCCCGCGCCGGCCCGGCATGGAGCTGCTGCGCGTCCCGGGTCGCCTCCGGGCGGCGGTGCGCGAGGCCGGTGCCGTCATCAACCGCTTCCGCCCCGACGTGGTGGTCGGCTACGGCGGCTACGTCTCGATGCCCGTGTACGTCGCCGCGCGGCGCCGCAAGCTGCCCCTCGTCGTCCACGAGCAGAACGCGCTGCCGGGCATCGCCAACAAGGTCGGCGCCCGCGTCGCGGACCACGTCGCGGTCAGCTTCCCCGACACCCCGCTGAAGGGCGCGACGTACGTCGGCCTGCCCATCCGGCAGATGATCTCCACCCTCGACCGGGCCGCCCTGCGCGACGAGGCGCGGGCGAGCTTCGGCCTCGACCCGTCGCTGCCCACCCTGCTGGTGACCGGCGGCTCCCAGGGCGCCCGCCGGCTCAACCAGGCGGTCGCCGCCTCGTCGCGGGCCCTCGGGGAGGCCGGCGTGCAGGTGCTGCACGTCGTCGGACCGAAGGGTGAGGCGCAGCCGGAGCCCGTCCCGGGCGTCCCCTACGTCGTCGAGCACTTCGTGGAGCGCATGGACCTCGCCTACGCCAGCGCTGACCTGGTGCTGTGCCGCTCCGGCGCGTCGAGCGTGACCGAGGCGGCGGCGGTGGGCCTGCCCGCCGTCTTCGTGCCGCTGCCGATCGGCAACGGCGAGCAGGAGCTCAACGCACGTCCCGTCGTGGACGCCGGCGGCGGGCTGCTCGTGTCCGACGCCGCCCTCAGCGCCGAGTGGATCGCGGCCACCGTGCCCGACCTCGCCACCGACCCGCACCGGCTGGCCGGGATGGGCGCCGCCGCGGCGGCGCTGATCCCGCGGGACGCCGACGAGCGGCTGGCCGCCCTGGTCGCCGAGGCCGCCGGACGGGGGCGCGCCCGATGAGGGTCCCGGTGCCGGAGCAGATCCTCCCGGCCGAGGAGCTCGGCCGCGTCCACTTCGTCGGCATCGGCGGTGCCGGCCTCTCGGCGATCGCCCGCATCATGCTCGCGCGCGGGATCACCGTGTCGGGCAGCGACGGGGCGGCCTCGTCGACCCTCGACGCCCTCGCGGCGGCCGGCGCGCGGGTCCACGTCGGCCACGCAGCCGAGCAGGTCGCCGACGCGGACACGCTGGTCGTCTCCACGGCGGTGCGCGAGGACAACCCCGAGGTCGTCGCCGCCTACGCGCGGGGCCTGCGGGTGCTGCCCCGCTCGGCGGGTCTCGCGGCGGTGATGGCCGGACGGCGGGTCGTGGCCGTCGCCGGCACGCACGGCAAGACCACCACCACCTCGCTCCTGACCACCGCGCTCGTCGCGACGGGTGCGGACCCGTCGTACGCCGTCGGCGGGGAGCTCGCGCAGCTGGGCACCAACGCCCACGACGGTGCCGGGCAGGAGTTCGTGGCCGAGGCCGACGAGAGCGACGGGGCGTTCCTGGTCTACAGCCCGCACCTCGCGGTCGTCACCAACGTCGACGCCGACCACCTCGACGTCTGGGGGAGCGAGGAGGCCTACCGGGCGGCCTTCGAGCGGTTCCTCGACCGGATCGAGCCGGGCGGCACGCTCGTCGCGTCGGCCGACGACGCCGGGGCGGCCGCCCTCCTGGCCACGGCGGAGGGGCGCGGGATCCGCGCCGTCGGCGTGGGGGAGTCGCCCGAGGCCGCCTGGCGCATCCACGACGTGTCCTTCGCGGGCACGCGCTCGACGTTCGCGCTGACCGGTCCCGACGGCGTCGACGTCGGCCCGGTGACCCTGCAGATCCCCGGCCGCCACTACGTCGTCGACGCGGCCCTCGCCCTGACGGCCGGCCTGCTCCTGGGTCATCCCGCGGACGCGCTACGGGCCGGGCTCGAGTCGTTCACGGGCACCCGTCGGCGCATGGAGGCGAAGGGCGAGGTGGGAGGGGTGCGTGTCTACGACAGCTACGCCCACCACCCCCAGGAGATCGTCGGCGACCTCCAGGCCGCGCGTTCCGTGGCCGGCGAGGGCCGGCTGCTGGTCGCCTTCCAGCCCCACCTCGTCTCCCGCACCCGCATCTTCGGCACGGCCATGGGCGCCGCGCTCGGGGCGGCGGACCAGGTCGTCGTCGCCGACGTCTACCTCGCCCGCGAGGAGGCCGACCCCGCGGTCACCGGCGCGCTGGTCGCGGACGCGGTGCCGCTGCCCGGGGACGCCGTGGCCTTCGTGCCCGGCCTCGACGACGTCGCCGCCGAGCTCGTCCGTCGCGCGCGGCCGGGCGACCTCGTGCTGACGCTGGGGGCGGGCGACATCACCACCGTCGGCCCGCTCGTGCTGGCGGGCCTGGCGGGCCTGGCTGCCGGGGACGCCGGCCCTTCATGAGCCCCGCCCCCACCCGCCCCCGGGGGGCGGACGACGACACCCGGCAGCTCTTCCTCGAGCGGCGCCGTCGCGCGCGCTGGTCGCCGTGGCGCTGGGTCGCGGGCGTCGTCGTCGCCCTCGGGGTCGTCGCCGCCGCCCTGTGGCTCGTCTTCTTCTCGTCGGTGCTCGCGGTCGACGAGGTCGAGGTCCGGGGCGCCGACGTGCTCGAGGCCGCCGACGTCCGCGCGGCCGCCCGGGTGCCGGAGGGCCGCCCCCTGGCGCGCGTCGACGTCGCCGGGATCGAGCGCCGCGTCGAGGCGCTCGCCGCGGTGCGGGACGCGACGGTGACGCGTGCCTGGCCGGACGGGATCCGGATCGACGT containing:
- the murC gene encoding UDP-N-acetylmuramate--L-alanine ligase, giving the protein MRVPVPEQILPAEELGRVHFVGIGGAGLSAIARIMLARGITVSGSDGAASSTLDALAAAGARVHVGHAAEQVADADTLVVSTAVREDNPEVVAAYARGLRVLPRSAGLAAVMAGRRVVAVAGTHGKTTTTSLLTTALVATGADPSYAVGGELAQLGTNAHDGAGQEFVAEADESDGAFLVYSPHLAVVTNVDADHLDVWGSEEAYRAAFERFLDRIEPGGTLVASADDAGAAALLATAEGRGIRAVGVGESPEAAWRIHDVSFAGTRSTFALTGPDGVDVGPVTLQIPGRHYVVDAALALTAGLLLGHPADALRAGLESFTGTRRRMEAKGEVGGVRVYDSYAHHPQEIVGDLQAARSVAGEGRLLVAFQPHLVSRTRIFGTAMGAALGAADQVVVADVYLAREEADPAVTGALVADAVPLPGDAVAFVPGLDDVAAELVRRARPGDLVLTLGAGDITTVGPLVLAGLAGLAAGDAGPS